The following proteins are co-located in the Pseudoalteromonas sp. N1230-9 genome:
- the sbcB gene encoding exodeoxyribonuclease I — protein sequence MANQQYYENQPTIYWHDYETFGASPQKDRPSQFAGIRTDLDLNIIGEPLIEYCKPAADYLPHPEACLITGITPQIAMQKGLPEAEFMAKIHTEFSQPNTCVAGYNSIRFDDEVTRYSLYRNFYDPYEREYKNNNSRWDIIDLVRACYALRPEGIEWPLKEDGTPSFKLEHLTVANGIEHAAAHDALSDVTATIALAKLIKEKQPKLYQFFFSLRSKKALADLVDVFNMTPLVHTSSRIPASQGCTSWIAPMSFHPVNKNAIICFNLTEDPQVLLDLSVEELRTRLYTKHSDLGEDEAPVGLKLVHLNKCPILAPAKTLLPENAARLGIDREKCLQNLAILKANTELRDKVTEVFNEQRDFSENQNPDYQLYDGFTSNADKAKFAIIRDASPEQLASMQLDFDDKKFATLLFRYRARNWPQTLSQDELAAWRQYCQNKLMHGEDSPSISAQDFMITLENLAHENDDNEKNLHILKALYNYAQSM from the coding sequence ATGGCGAACCAGCAATACTACGAAAACCAACCAACAATCTACTGGCACGACTACGAGACTTTTGGGGCTAGCCCACAAAAAGATCGCCCAAGTCAGTTTGCAGGTATCCGCACTGATCTAGATTTAAATATTATTGGTGAACCGTTAATTGAATATTGCAAACCCGCAGCAGATTACTTACCGCATCCAGAAGCCTGTTTGATCACAGGTATCACGCCACAAATTGCAATGCAAAAAGGGCTGCCTGAAGCTGAGTTTATGGCAAAAATTCATACCGAGTTTAGCCAACCTAATACCTGTGTAGCGGGTTACAACAGTATTCGCTTTGATGATGAAGTAACACGTTATAGTCTATACCGTAACTTTTATGACCCTTACGAGCGAGAGTACAAAAATAATAACAGCCGCTGGGATATTATTGATTTAGTACGTGCATGTTACGCACTGCGCCCTGAAGGTATTGAATGGCCACTTAAAGAAGACGGCACGCCTAGTTTTAAACTTGAACATCTAACGGTTGCCAATGGCATAGAACATGCCGCAGCTCACGATGCATTGAGTGATGTAACAGCCACGATTGCGCTTGCGAAACTTATAAAAGAAAAACAGCCTAAGCTTTATCAGTTTTTCTTCAGCTTACGTTCTAAAAAAGCGCTGGCTGATTTAGTCGATGTATTTAACATGACACCACTAGTGCATACCTCATCACGCATCCCTGCAAGCCAAGGTTGCACTAGCTGGATTGCACCTATGAGCTTTCATCCGGTGAACAAAAACGCCATTATTTGCTTTAACTTAACTGAAGATCCACAGGTGTTATTAGATTTGTCGGTCGAGGAGTTACGCACTCGGCTTTATACCAAACACAGTGACCTTGGTGAAGACGAAGCACCGGTGGGCTTAAAGCTCGTACACCTAAATAAGTGCCCTATTCTTGCGCCAGCAAAAACCTTGTTACCTGAAAACGCAGCACGTTTAGGCATTGACCGTGAAAAGTGCCTACAAAACTTGGCTATCTTAAAAGCGAATACTGAACTTCGCGACAAAGTAACCGAGGTCTTTAATGAGCAGCGTGATTTTAGTGAAAACCAAAACCCTGACTACCAACTTTATGATGGCTTTACAAGCAATGCAGATAAAGCCAAGTTTGCCATTATTCGCGATGCAAGTCCCGAGCAATTAGCCTCGATGCAGCTTGATTTCGATGACAAAAAGTTTGCCACCTTACTATTTAGATACCGCGCTCGAAACTGGCCACAAACTCTTAGCCAAGATGAGCTGGCTGCATGGCGTCAATACTGTCAAAACAAGCTCATGCACGGTGAAGATAGCCCATCAATTAGTGCGCAAGATTTCATGATCACCCTTGAAAACCTTGCTCATGAAAATGATGATAACGAAAAAAATCTACATATTTTAAAAGCGTTGTACAATTACGCACAAAGCATGTAA
- a CDS encoding NAD(P)-dependent oxidoreductase, protein MSMKVAFIGLGVMGYPMAGHLANAGHNVTVYNRTTAKAQKWASEYQGQYAQTPSEAAKGAEIVFMCVGNDDDLRSVVYGDKGVLAGMESGSYLVDHTTTSAEVAREVATQAKLQGVAFLDAPVSGGQAGAENGVLTVMVGGDETDFNVVQPVMAAFSRFSQLLGEVGSGQLCKMVNQICIAGVVQGLAEGLHFAKQAGLDGEKVIETISKGAAGSWQMENRYKTMWAGEYEFGFAVDWMRKDLGIALDEAKANGATLPMTATVDQYYADVQALGGGRYDTSSLLARIEALHKK, encoded by the coding sequence ATGTCAATGAAAGTCGCCTTCATCGGATTAGGTGTAATGGGTTACCCTATGGCAGGTCACCTTGCCAACGCAGGTCACAACGTGACTGTTTACAATCGCACTACAGCAAAAGCGCAAAAGTGGGCTTCAGAGTATCAAGGTCAATATGCTCAAACGCCTAGTGAAGCTGCAAAAGGCGCTGAAATTGTATTTATGTGTGTGGGTAATGATGATGACCTACGGTCAGTTGTTTATGGCGACAAGGGTGTGCTTGCGGGCATGGAGTCTGGAAGCTATTTAGTTGACCATACAACGACTTCGGCCGAGGTAGCCCGCGAAGTGGCGACTCAAGCGAAACTACAAGGTGTTGCATTTTTAGATGCGCCAGTTTCTGGCGGCCAAGCGGGCGCCGAGAATGGTGTATTAACTGTGATGGTTGGTGGTGACGAGACTGATTTTAATGTTGTTCAGCCTGTTATGGCTGCTTTTAGCCGCTTTAGCCAATTATTAGGCGAAGTAGGCTCTGGTCAGCTTTGCAAAATGGTTAATCAAATTTGTATCGCAGGTGTGGTACAAGGTTTAGCGGAAGGTTTGCACTTTGCTAAACAAGCGGGTCTTGATGGTGAAAAAGTGATCGAAACTATTTCAAAAGGTGCTGCAGGCTCATGGCAGATGGAAAACCGCTACAAAACTATGTGGGCGGGTGAGTACGAATTTGGGTTTGCTGTTGATTGGATGCGTAAAGATTTAGGCATCGCGCTTGATGAGGCAAAGGCAAATGGCGCAACCTTGCCGATGACAGCTACGGTTGATCAATACTATGCTGATGTACAAGCGTTAGGTGGCGGCCGCTACGACACCTCAAGCTTGTTGGCACGTATTGAAGCGTTACATAAAAAGTAA
- a CDS encoding glutathione peroxidase produces the protein MDSIYRFNAQLTSGENFSLESLKGRTVLIVNTASKCNFSMQMASLEKLYNEYQGRGFTVLAFACNQFGHNEPLDGQELQTFYQQHFDVSFPIFNKVLVNGPEAHPLFNYLKCHTRGIAQNRAIKWNFTKFLINSEGQLVARYAPRTKPEALKMVIESNLNDETGLIQCAKI, from the coding sequence ATGGATAGTATATATCGTTTCAATGCCCAGCTTACATCCGGTGAAAATTTCAGCCTTGAATCGTTAAAAGGAAGAACAGTACTTATCGTAAATACCGCCAGTAAATGTAACTTTTCAATGCAAATGGCCAGCCTTGAAAAACTCTATAATGAGTATCAAGGGCGCGGATTTACAGTGCTTGCTTTCGCCTGTAATCAGTTTGGTCATAACGAGCCGTTAGATGGGCAGGAGCTACAGACTTTCTACCAACAGCATTTTGATGTTAGCTTTCCTATTTTTAATAAAGTATTAGTCAATGGGCCTGAGGCGCATCCGTTATTTAATTATTTAAAATGCCATACCCGCGGAATTGCGCAAAACCGCGCAATTAAATGGAATTTCACCAAATTTCTTATAAACTCAGAGGGTCAACTTGTTGCGCGATATGCCCCGCGCACTAAACCTGAAGCCCTCAAAATGGTGATAGAGAGTAATTTAAATGATGAAACTGGCCTTATTCAGTGCGCAAAAATATGA
- a CDS encoding 2-hydroxyacid dehydrogenase gives MKLALFSAQKYEQPFFERNLTEYAESVSLSYFEQSLNSATTPLCHGFDAVCVFVNDTVDKDVIANMATLGIKAILLRCAGFNNVDLAAAKEHNIKVCRVPAYSPEAVAEHCVALMLTLNRKTHKAFNRVREGNFDLNGLLGFNLFQKTIGIIGCGKIGLALVNILNGFGAKVLVCDPVAKKGDYTLCDLDTLLTQSDVISLHCPLNEHTHHLIDAKAFEKMKDGVMLINTSRGALLDTQACIQALKSKKLGHLGLDVYEQESELFFKDHREEIMQDDIFSRLVSFPNVLVTGHQGFFTQEALSEIACTTLQSANELSQGLPLTNEVL, from the coding sequence ATGAAACTGGCCTTATTCAGTGCGCAAAAATATGAACAACCGTTTTTTGAAAGGAATCTAACGGAATACGCTGAGTCGGTTTCGCTCAGTTATTTTGAGCAATCTCTCAACAGTGCCACAACACCTCTATGCCATGGTTTTGATGCAGTGTGCGTATTTGTAAACGACACTGTCGATAAAGATGTCATAGCCAATATGGCCACTTTAGGTATTAAAGCCATACTATTACGTTGTGCGGGTTTTAATAATGTTGATTTAGCAGCCGCCAAAGAGCACAACATCAAGGTTTGTCGTGTGCCCGCTTATAGCCCTGAGGCCGTTGCTGAGCATTGTGTAGCACTCATGCTAACACTCAACCGAAAAACCCATAAAGCCTTTAACCGAGTACGCGAAGGAAATTTTGATTTAAATGGCCTGCTGGGTTTTAACCTGTTTCAAAAAACCATCGGTATTATAGGTTGCGGTAAAATCGGCTTAGCATTAGTGAATATTTTAAATGGTTTCGGTGCAAAAGTGTTAGTGTGCGATCCTGTCGCTAAAAAAGGCGATTACACACTTTGCGACTTAGACACACTGCTCACGCAAAGTGATGTCATCTCCTTGCATTGCCCACTAAACGAACATACTCATCACTTAATTGATGCCAAGGCATTTGAAAAAATGAAAGACGGTGTCATGCTGATTAACACCTCTCGTGGTGCACTGCTCGATACACAAGCATGTATTCAAGCACTTAAGTCCAAAAAACTCGGTCACTTAGGACTTGATGTTTATGAGCAAGAGTCAGAGCTTTTCTTTAAAGATCACCGCGAAGAAATCATGCAGGATGACATTTTTTCTCGCTTGGTTAGTTTTCCAAACGTGCTTGTTACTGGGCACCAAGGTTTTTTCACTCAAGAAGCGCTTAGCGAAATTGCTTGCACAACATTACAAAGCGCCAACGAACTTAGCCAAGGTTTACCATTAACGAATGAGGTTCTTTAA
- a CDS encoding sodium-dependent transporter, with protein sequence MAQVRDGFQSRIGFVLAASGAAVGLGNIWGFPTQAANHGGGAFLLVYFIVIFLLALPALYTELYLGHQAQANPVKALSSAWQDTAPKVGAAAGYIGLFGAVVMLSFYSIVAGWMLAYALEPIANFFGLTELSHFLHSDSMARNFVFTPLMLILTASIILKGVKSGIETWSRRLMPLLLVLLVALIGYIGTLDGAMDGFAAYLVPDFSQILDANLIIAAMGQAFFSLSLGVGCMMVYGSYLKPDAKLPKLTGTVALLDTGVAFLAGLLIIPAIFVAQHNGVEVFSGGKLVGEGQLIFAILPELFSTMGQVGLVVGLLFFVLMSIASVTSTISSTEIPVAFLVENHSIERKQATLFVTLVVFIASSLIILNFDWLFGLVIMILTQYQLPLMGLFYFITVGWLWQRGNKLHQVSSGPHYWFAQYIRFVCPLLMTAVFVNVALLQ encoded by the coding sequence ATGGCACAAGTTCGTGATGGCTTCCAAAGTCGTATTGGTTTTGTACTTGCCGCTTCTGGTGCGGCAGTAGGTTTAGGTAATATTTGGGGGTTCCCAACGCAGGCGGCAAACCATGGCGGCGGTGCATTTTTACTTGTTTATTTTATCGTTATTTTCTTATTAGCACTTCCTGCTTTGTATACTGAGTTGTATTTAGGCCACCAAGCGCAGGCAAACCCAGTCAAAGCGCTATCAAGTGCATGGCAAGACACCGCACCCAAAGTGGGAGCCGCAGCCGGCTACATAGGCCTGTTTGGTGCTGTTGTGATGCTGAGCTTTTATTCAATCGTTGCAGGTTGGATGCTCGCGTACGCACTTGAGCCAATTGCCAACTTTTTTGGTCTGACTGAGTTAAGTCATTTTTTACACAGTGATTCAATGGCACGCAACTTTGTGTTTACGCCATTGATGCTTATTCTAACCGCGAGCATTATTTTAAAAGGGGTTAAATCAGGTATCGAAACCTGGTCACGCCGTTTAATGCCGTTATTGTTAGTATTGCTAGTGGCTTTAATTGGCTACATAGGCACCCTAGATGGTGCAATGGATGGTTTTGCTGCTTATTTAGTGCCTGACTTTAGCCAAATTCTCGATGCGAACTTAATTATTGCAGCAATGGGGCAAGCTTTCTTTTCATTGTCGCTAGGCGTCGGCTGTATGATGGTATACGGCTCATATTTAAAGCCTGATGCGAAATTACCAAAACTAACTGGCACCGTTGCATTACTTGACACGGGTGTGGCATTTTTAGCGGGTTTATTGATTATTCCGGCTATTTTTGTTGCCCAGCATAACGGCGTAGAAGTGTTTAGCGGCGGTAAGTTGGTAGGCGAAGGACAGTTAATTTTTGCTATTTTACCTGAGCTATTTAGCACTATGGGGCAAGTAGGCTTAGTGGTTGGTTTATTATTTTTTGTGTTGATGTCGATTGCATCGGTGACCTCAACCATTTCATCAACCGAAATTCCAGTCGCATTTTTAGTTGAAAACCACAGTATTGAGCGTAAACAAGCAACCTTATTTGTTACCTTAGTGGTGTTTATTGCCTCATCGCTGATCATCCTTAATTTTGATTGGTTATTTGGCTTAGTGATTATGATACTAACGCAGTACCAATTACCCTTGATGGGACTATTTTATTTCATTACTGTTGGCTGGTTATGGCAGCGTGGTAATAAATTGCATCAAGTATCGAGTGGCCCACATTATTGGTTTGCTCAGTACATTCGCTTTGTGTGTCCGTTATTGATGACGGCGGTATTTGTGAACGTGGCGTTGTTGCAGTAA
- a CDS encoding 4'-phosphopantetheinyl transferase family protein produces the protein MSSHYFSNTLKIDSALSSTDKQVVLMDASRIDISTLPVEKLLSEFELSVLTKRKMPAAKQEYIATRLVLKYLLKRSIPLLKNTPLCAISSQFDDVDNKLKLHFPVSEPIWACLSHSRGFIGAALNPEQNQFGFDIEHCSKTRPFVKLAKHFYDHNEVNLISGFCDINEQAGCFFRIWTLKEALAKATSQPIAKLLSPNVFTEIEKHNLTASSNTLNDFDISVVAQKSTDWQCSFINFNDLCRDLAF, from the coding sequence ATGAGCAGTCACTATTTTTCTAACACCTTAAAAATTGATTCGGCGCTAAGTTCAACTGATAAACAAGTTGTACTTATGGATGCTTCACGTATCGATATCAGCACCTTGCCCGTTGAAAAGTTACTCAGTGAATTCGAACTCAGTGTACTTACAAAACGCAAAATGCCAGCCGCTAAGCAAGAGTATATTGCCACGCGCTTAGTACTTAAGTATTTACTAAAACGCAGCATTCCTTTACTCAAAAATACACCACTTTGCGCAATTTCGAGCCAATTTGATGACGTAGACAACAAATTGAAGCTTCACTTTCCTGTAAGTGAACCAATTTGGGCCTGCTTATCACATTCCCGTGGTTTTATTGGTGCAGCACTAAACCCTGAGCAAAATCAATTTGGTTTTGATATAGAACACTGTTCGAAAACACGCCCTTTTGTGAAGCTCGCCAAACATTTTTACGATCACAATGAAGTTAATTTAATAAGTGGCTTTTGCGATATAAATGAGCAAGCTGGATGCTTTTTTAGGATTTGGACTCTGAAAGAAGCACTTGCCAAAGCAACATCGCAACCTATCGCTAAACTTTTGAGCCCAAATGTGTTTACTGAAATCGAAAAACATAACCTCACGGCCTCAAGTAACACACTGAATGATTTTGACATAAGCGTGGTGGCACAAAAAAGCACTGACTGGCAGTGCTCTTTTATTAACTTTAACGATTTATGCCGCGACTTGGCTTTCTAA
- the lysC gene encoding lysine-sensitive aspartokinase 3: protein MNTQLAANIKSDYVVAKFGGTSVANFDAMSRCAEIVCADDQVRIVAVSASAGVTNHLVALCKRDLSAAERDEHITGVIAIQESILAELSLDADLAHGFNETLRAFQVLATEGVKSAAEQDELLSFGERLSSYLFTQVLRGQGLDAVRFDVRKVLKTDSQFAKATPNIAATAAAAKKHLVPLLAEQVVVTQGFIGSDEYNQTTTLGRGGSDYSAALLAEAINAKSVHIWTDVVGIFSTDPRLCVKATPIARLSFDEAAEMATFGAKVLHPATILPASRSHISVFVGSSREPQLGGTWIEKEKSEQPGIRAVTQRKNQILLTVKSPEMLLASGFLARVFTILSEFNISVDLVTTSEISVAITLDNAPNASRPELDQACLDKLSEFCHVSVENNLTLVALIGSEIQLRQQETNLMQVLSDFNIRLICHGASKHNLCFLVEQGESDLVVQAIHSRLLESQVAA from the coding sequence ATGAATACCCAATTAGCCGCCAACATAAAATCAGATTACGTTGTTGCAAAATTTGGTGGCACCAGTGTAGCTAACTTTGATGCTATGAGCCGCTGTGCAGAAATTGTATGTGCAGATGATCAAGTACGTATTGTTGCTGTGAGTGCCAGTGCGGGCGTTACTAACCATTTAGTTGCATTGTGTAAACGTGATTTGAGCGCTGCTGAGCGCGATGAACACATCACGGGTGTTATTGCTATTCAAGAGAGTATTTTAGCTGAGCTATCGCTTGATGCCGATTTAGCTCATGGCTTTAATGAGACTTTAAGGGCATTTCAGGTGCTTGCTACCGAAGGGGTTAAATCAGCGGCAGAGCAAGACGAGCTGCTCAGTTTTGGTGAGCGCTTATCATCGTATTTATTTACGCAAGTGTTGCGTGGCCAGGGTTTAGATGCTGTGCGATTTGATGTGCGTAAAGTATTAAAAACAGATAGCCAATTCGCTAAAGCCACACCAAACATTGCTGCAACAGCTGCTGCTGCAAAAAAACATTTAGTGCCATTGTTAGCTGAGCAAGTTGTAGTAACACAAGGGTTTATTGGCAGTGATGAATATAACCAAACAACGACTTTAGGTCGTGGTGGTTCAGATTACAGTGCGGCATTACTAGCAGAAGCAATCAACGCAAAGAGTGTGCATATTTGGACGGATGTGGTGGGTATTTTCAGTACTGATCCGCGTTTATGTGTAAAAGCTACACCTATTGCAAGGCTAAGCTTTGATGAAGCTGCTGAAATGGCTACCTTTGGGGCAAAAGTGCTTCACCCAGCTACTATTTTACCGGCAAGCCGTAGTCATATTAGTGTGTTTGTTGGTTCGAGCCGTGAGCCACAATTAGGCGGCACATGGATTGAAAAAGAAAAGTCAGAGCAGCCAGGTATTCGAGCAGTCACACAGCGTAAAAACCAAATTCTTTTAACGGTTAAAAGCCCAGAAATGCTCCTTGCGAGCGGTTTCTTAGCGCGTGTATTTACTATCTTAAGTGAATTTAATATTTCAGTTGATTTGGTTACTACCTCAGAGATCAGTGTGGCAATCACGTTAGATAACGCACCGAATGCATCACGCCCTGAGCTGGATCAAGCCTGTTTAGATAAGCTTTCTGAGTTTTGCCATGTGTCGGTTGAAAACAACTTAACGCTGGTGGCTCTAATTGGCTCTGAGATTCAATTACGTCAGCAAGAGACCAACTTAATGCAAGTATTGAGTGATTTTAATATTCGTTTAATTTGTCATGGTGCAAGTAAACATAACCTGTGCTTTTTGGTGGAGCAGGGCGAGTCTGACCTTGTTGTTCAAGCTATTCATAGTCGATTATTAGAAAGCCAAGTCGCGGCATAA
- the nhaD gene encoding sodium:proton antiporter NhaD, protein MVTPLILTLIAVAFLLIVIEDIIHVNKAKTTLFFGTLCWIILFISPIHGQTPETIQHQLDHNILEIATLWLFLMAAMTFVAYLNSKGFIQNIVHKIMPNQISERKLMFLIGGFAFLFSSISDNITATLISLAVVMSLKLDPKKLIKYATLIVFSVNSGGVSLITGDVTTLMIFLDEKVTIGNLLLLIVPSLASVALLAVMLSAGMSGNVVFEKQMARRIEKTDITIAVIFFSTIIATLTLSVLYSVPPLLTFLFGLSLMFLVAQFLMRKKDVNKKIIDYIREIEYDTLLFFVGVLLLVGALKEVGVLSQFTHLYELMAPEYANYLMGLLSAAVDNVPLTAALLKADIVMSPQQWLSFTYATGVGGSMLIIGSAAGIIAMSKVKALTFMSYLKMSLYLLIAYTAGYYGSHLAGSFI, encoded by the coding sequence ATGGTAACCCCACTTATCCTAACCCTGATAGCGGTGGCATTTTTGCTTATCGTTATAGAGGATATTATCCATGTAAACAAGGCCAAAACGACGCTTTTTTTTGGCACTTTATGCTGGATTATCTTGTTTATCTCTCCAATTCATGGGCAAACCCCAGAAACTATCCAACATCAACTTGATCATAATATTTTAGAAATAGCGACGTTGTGGTTATTTCTTATGGCTGCAATGACCTTTGTCGCTTATTTAAACTCGAAAGGGTTTATTCAAAATATTGTGCATAAAATTATGCCAAATCAAATCAGTGAACGGAAGCTGATGTTTTTGATTGGTGGTTTTGCGTTTTTATTTTCATCGATTTCAGACAATATAACCGCAACTTTGATCTCGCTTGCGGTGGTGATGTCACTGAAGTTAGACCCTAAAAAATTAATAAAATACGCAACCTTAATTGTATTTAGTGTGAACTCGGGTGGGGTATCGCTTATTACAGGTGATGTAACGACCTTAATGATTTTCCTCGATGAAAAAGTCACTATTGGTAACTTGTTATTACTTATTGTGCCTTCGCTTGCAAGCGTTGCGTTACTGGCTGTGATGTTATCAGCAGGAATGTCGGGTAATGTGGTATTTGAAAAGCAAATGGCTCGTCGTATTGAAAAAACCGACATTACCATTGCGGTTATCTTTTTCTCGACCATTATTGCCACCTTAACTTTGAGCGTACTTTATAGTGTGCCACCGCTATTAACCTTTTTATTTGGTTTGTCGCTGATGTTTTTGGTTGCGCAATTCTTGATGCGCAAAAAAGACGTAAACAAAAAAATCATCGATTATATTCGTGAGATTGAATACGACACACTGTTGTTCTTCGTTGGGGTATTACTGTTAGTTGGTGCACTGAAAGAAGTGGGTGTGTTATCTCAATTTACACATTTATATGAGCTTATGGCTCCTGAGTATGCGAACTACTTAATGGGCTTGTTATCGGCTGCGGTTGATAACGTGCCACTAACAGCTGCATTACTCAAAGCCGACATTGTTATGAGCCCTCAGCAGTGGTTGTCATTTACCTATGCGACAGGAGTTGGTGGTTCAATGCTCATTATTGGGTCTGCCGCGGGTATTATTGCGATGAGTAAAGTCAAAGCATTAACGTTTATGAGTTACTTAAAAATGTCGCTGTATTTATTAATAGCCTACACAGCGGGTTATTATGGCTCACACCTAGCGGGAAGTTTTATTTAA
- a CDS encoding condensin complex protein MksE, whose protein sequence is MTDINLDDLTHLQAINKKLTSGYHISEQDTLMWQELDQHIDAYRALFNALGHDLQHDSRGFYYFGSDESTPNMGKISRAIALTIYILIEHYANTGKDPMRALFDEVNDLELMQTLVQINKHLFDQLEIFSGSDLRKDVYLRMVRLGLAREVENGFMLQAPIYRYIDALMEVNEETYLGEDE, encoded by the coding sequence ATGACAGATATTAATTTAGATGATTTAACACATCTGCAAGCTATTAATAAAAAGCTCACATCAGGCTACCACATTAGCGAACAAGACACGCTGATGTGGCAAGAGCTTGATCAACACATTGATGCTTATCGCGCGTTATTTAATGCCCTTGGCCATGACTTACAACACGATAGCCGTGGCTTTTACTATTTTGGCAGCGACGAAAGCACCCCAAACATGGGGAAAATTTCGCGTGCTATCGCACTAACTATCTACATCTTGATTGAGCACTATGCCAATACCGGTAAAGATCCAATGCGTGCCTTGTTTGACGAGGTAAACGACCTTGAACTAATGCAAACCTTAGTGCAAATCAACAAGCACTTGTTTGATCAATTAGAAATCTTCTCAGGCTCAGATTTACGTAAAGACGTGTACCTTCGCATGGTGCGTTTAGGCCTTGCTCGCGAAGTAGAAAACGGCTTTATGCTGCAAGCACCCATTTATCGTTATATCGATGCATTAATGGAAGTAAACGAAGAAACCTACCTAGGAGAGGACGAATAA